CGGTCTGCCTCTGGTTCTCAGGACCCGTGTGGGTGATCGCCATAATGGTCAGATTGCCGTCGAGCAGGTTGAAGCCGAAACCGCCGTGGAAGGACGCGGCGGCGTTGTTGTCCCCAGGCCACCCGAGGCTCGTGTTCACGCCGCTGGTCACGCCGGTATAGACGTCGAGCCAGGGCTTGACGTGGGTGGTGACCATTGCGCCGGTGTGAATAAACGGACCGAAGTTGAAGATGTAGGAGTGGCTGTAGAACAGATTGTCTTTCGCCGGGATCACTTCCGCGCCGTTGTAGGTCACGAACATGCCCACCTTGAGGTCGACGCCGCCTTCGCTGATCGGGCTAATCCACGGAAAATGCGCCAGGACATTGGCCTCGATCGGTCCAATCTGCGTGCGGGAGCGGATCGCATAGTCGAGAATGCCGAGGTAGTGATTGTAGCGCATGTCCTCGCCGATCATGCCCTGAAACTTGAATCCGAAGTCATAGCCTTCGGCCTTAGGATCGAGCGGACGCTGCACGGTCAGGAGGGCGCCGTTGAAGGTCGGCCAGTTGGCGCGGTCCGTGTAGAGGTGGCCCCAGTTCAGCTTGTTGAACGGCTGATTGAAATTGACGGCGACGCCGCCTTCGAGGTAGCCGTCGATGGTCAGCGTATCGATCCAGGCCGGCGTCGGCGCCACGGCCGGACCCTTGACGATCTTACCTTTTCTGACGGGCGTGGCCGCAGAGGGAGGCGCGGGTTGATTCTCTTCGATGAGAGTCGGGTCGACCTCCATCAGCTTCGACTGAGCATGCGCAGCGCTCGTGACGCTGGTTGCTAGCGAGAGTGCAGCGACGGTCGAAAGATAGGGCCATTTCATTGCTGGGAACTCCGTCTGGGAGGCGAGATCTGATTGATATCACTCGCGAGCGAAGTTCCGTTCAAGCCCAACGTCCGCGCATCTGCTCAATTGTTAAGCAAAAAAAGCCCTGACGAAAAATTGTTCTAATTAGTGTGGCGGCAATGTCACAATTTTTGATGGTTCCAGGGTGGTCAATCCTGATTTCAGCGCGCCTCTCGTCGTTAAAAAGGTGACAAATGTTCGTTTCTTGACGAATCACGATCGCTTCTGTCCAGATCGAGGCTTGCCTCGCTTCAAGCGCCGCCCTCTTTAGGAAGCGTGGCAATAGGCGGGCGCGCAGGGCGCGACGGCGCGGAACAGGAGAGAGCGACATGGCGGAAGAGGGGCGCAATCAACCCGAGGGCCCCGACTTCACGCAGGGAGTCGCTGCCGCCGAGGCGTCCGAAGGCCGCCCGCTGCTTGGCCATGTGGCCGGCGAGGACGCCGTAATGGCGCGACAGGGCGACGAGTTCTTCGTGATCGGCGCTCATTGCACGCATTATCATGGGCCCTTGGCCGAGGGCCTCGTGGTCGGCGGCTCGATCCGGTGCCCCTGGCACCATGCCTGTTTCAGCTTGCGCAGCGGTCGCGCGTTGCGCGCGCCGGCGTTTGATCCGCTGCCGCGGTGGCGGGTCGAGCAGGCCGATGGAAAGGTCTTTGCGCGCGAAAGGCTGCCGGACCCCGCGCCCGCACAGCGCAAGAGCGCCGCCGAGCCGCGCGGCGTCGTCATCGTCGGCGGCGGCGCCGCGGGCTTCGCCGCCGCGCAGATGCTAAGGGCGGAGGGCTATGACGGCATTCTGGAGCTGATCAGCGCCGATTCCGCCGAGCCCTACGACCGGCCCAATCTCTCGAAGGATTATCTGGCCGGAACCGCTCAGGCGGACTGGCTGCCGTTGCGCGATCCCGCCTGGTATCGAGACAAAGGCGTCCAACTGCGTCTGGGACGTCGCGTCGAGTCGCTCGACCCGGCGGGCAAGCGGCTGACGCTCACTGACGGGGCGACGCTGTCGTACGATGCGCTGCTTCTCGCCACGGGCGCATTCCCCACCAAGCTGCCGACGCCGGGAGCCGAACGGAGCCACGTTCATTATCTGCGCTCGCTTGCCGACGCCGACCGTCTCATCGCGGCCTGCGCCGGGGCGCGCCGCGTGGCCGTGATCGGCGCGAGCTTCATCGGCCTGGAGGTGGCGGCGTCGCTGCGCGCCCGCGGTCTCGACGTGCGCGTCATTGCGCCCGAGGAGATACCGATGGCGCGCATTCTCGGCCCCGAAATCGGCGCGCATGTGAGAAAGCTGCACGAGAGTCACGGCGTCATCTTCCATCTCGGGGACACAGCGACGGAAATCGGCGAACGCACGCTCCAATTGAAAAGCGGCGCGACTTTGGACGCCGATCTCGTGGTCATCGGCGTCGGCGTCAAGCCGGATCTCTCGCTCGCACAGTCCGCGGGCCTCGCCGTGGACCGCGGCGTGCTCGTCGACGAATATCTGCAGACAAGCGCGCCCGATATTTACGCCGCGGGCGACATCGCCAGCTGGCCCGACAAGATCACCGGCGCGCGGATTCGCGTCGAGCATTGGGTGGTCGCGGAGCGTCAGGGTCAGACGGCCGCGCGCAACATACTCGGCCGCAAGGAAAAGTTCGACGCCGCGCCCTTCTTCTGGAGCCAGCATTACGATCAGGCGATTTCCTATATCGGACACGCCGCGTCGTGGGACCGGCTGGAGATTTCAGGCGATCCGGCCGCCGCCGACTGCGCCGTTTCCTACTTCAAGGGCGACCGGCTGCTGGCCGTCGCCACCATCGGTCGCGACCTCGACAATCTGCTCGCCGAAGTCGCTTTTGAAGCGCGCATCGGCGCCGCGCCGCCGGAATCGATCGAATAGGGCTCTGGCTATTCGAAGCGTCCGGAGGCGTGGCTGAGCA
This window of the Methylocystis hirsuta genome carries:
- a CDS encoding outer membrane beta-barrel protein; amino-acid sequence: MKWPYLSTVAALSLATSVTSAAHAQSKLMEVDPTLIEENQPAPPSAATPVRKGKIVKGPAVAPTPAWIDTLTIDGYLEGGVAVNFNQPFNKLNWGHLYTDRANWPTFNGALLTVQRPLDPKAEGYDFGFKFQGMIGEDMRYNHYLGILDYAIRSRTQIGPIEANVLAHFPWISPISEGGVDLKVGMFVTYNGAEVIPAKDNLFYSHSYIFNFGPFIHTGAMVTTHVKPWLDVYTGVTSGVNTSLGWPGDNNAAASFHGGFGFNLLDGNLTIMAITHTGPENQRQTDPLGVGWPVGFTGVPFTPGGWPPPTTAGWPFNQGGFGAPSLCACDVNTAIRSFNNLTTTWKATEDLTFITDISFMLESGWNNSSFGLPQKAWAAANAITGTGFWGTAPAYPMGARAFGIAQYASYKINDIFKLNGRAEFYRDNNNFFVSAYPGYFDAVNLAHGFWCPSCINQNLGTGLYANRPVYSGTSYLAFTLGMTITPELPAKLPYITGLIIRPELRWDTTVNGTTPFFSRSGLSSNQGMFNMDVIVPFTLL
- a CDS encoding FAD-dependent oxidoreductase, with the protein product MAEEGRNQPEGPDFTQGVAAAEASEGRPLLGHVAGEDAVMARQGDEFFVIGAHCTHYHGPLAEGLVVGGSIRCPWHHACFSLRSGRALRAPAFDPLPRWRVEQADGKVFARERLPDPAPAQRKSAAEPRGVVIVGGGAAGFAAAQMLRAEGYDGILELISADSAEPYDRPNLSKDYLAGTAQADWLPLRDPAWYRDKGVQLRLGRRVESLDPAGKRLTLTDGATLSYDALLLATGAFPTKLPTPGAERSHVHYLRSLADADRLIAACAGARRVAVIGASFIGLEVAASLRARGLDVRVIAPEEIPMARILGPEIGAHVRKLHESHGVIFHLGDTATEIGERTLQLKSGATLDADLVVIGVGVKPDLSLAQSAGLAVDRGVLVDEYLQTSAPDIYAAGDIASWPDKITGARIRVEHWVVAERQGQTAARNILGRKEKFDAAPFFWSQHYDQAISYIGHAASWDRLEISGDPAAADCAVSYFKGDRLLAVATIGRDLDNLLAEVAFEARIGAAPPESIE